Genomic window (Rosa chinensis cultivar Old Blush chromosome 6, RchiOBHm-V2, whole genome shotgun sequence):
AGGCAAGTGGCTTCATGTGAGGTGTTTAGCTCACATTCTCAACTTGATTGTGAAATCAGGGTTAAGAATGATGGATAAATCTGTGGCTTCGATTAGAAATGCAATTTGTTATGTTAGGAGTTCGTCTGCAAGGCTTGATGTTTTTAAGCGATGTGTTGCCATAGAACAATTGGATTGCAAGAAGGTGTGCATATTGGATGTGCCAACtcggtggaattccaccttctTAATGTTGGATGTTGCCCTTGAGCTTTGGAAAGGGTTTGATCGCATGGCAGAAGAGGAAGACACGAAATACAAGGGTTATTTtgatgaggaagaggttgaagaTGATGAGTGGTTAGAAGGGGCAGAAATAGAAgctgcaaacaaaacaaaagagaagatTAAAAGGGTAGGACCACCCGTCGAAACTGATTGGGAAAGAGCTACTGTTTTTGTCAATTTCCTCAAGGTAATCAGCCACTTTTCAGTTTCTGCATTTAAGTTTTTGCATTTCATTTTCTGCATTTCAGTTTACACTTTACAGTTTCTGCATTTCATTTTCTGCATTTCAGTTTCTACATTTCATATTCTTAACTTTCATTTTCTGCATTTCAGTTTCTGCACATTTCATTTTCTGCATTTAAGTTTATGCATTTAAGTTACTGCATTTCAGTTTCTGCATTTAACTTTCTGCATTTAACTTTCTGCATTTCATTTTCTGCATTTCATTTTCTGCATTTCATATTCTTAACTTTCATGCTACTTTAataaatctgtttttttttataatggtACATTTGCAGGTATTCTATGATGTGACAATGAGGATATCGGCCACAAACAGTCCCACAACTCAGAAAGCATTCCATGATATCGTGGCAATTGAAGCTGAGATTGACGACCTCTTTGACCGGCTTGAGATGTGTAATGGAAGCAATACAGAAAAGATCTTGTTTGAGATGGCAGTGAAGATGAGGAGCAAGtttaaaaaatattttgcaAGCCTCGATGACATGAATCACTTGCTTTTGGTGGCTTTGGTTTTAGATCCTCGATACAAGCTTCGCAATTTTGAGAGGGTATGTAGAATATGGCTTAAACTTGATCCTGCAACAATCAAGCATAGGTCTGCCGAGCTGAAGGAATTGCTGGTGAACCTCACAGACTTGTATTCATCATCTTTGGGCACCAAAAAGACGAGACCAAGTGGCAATGAGGCTGAGAAAGCTACAACAAGTGGTACCGGCAGCTCTAGCACAAAAAGTTCAAGAAACCAAATGAGTGGGAAGATGGCTGCCATGCAAGCTGATTGGAAACAAGAGTTGGAAGACTCAGATCAGACTGTGGTGTCACACGAGGTGGATAAATACTTGCTGGACCCTATTGAAGACCCTCCAGAACATGAAGATTGGAAGCTTCTGCAATGGTGGAAGCTTAATGGTTCTAAGTACCCCAATCTTGCATTAGTCGCTAAGGATGTGCTTGCAATTCAAGTAAGCACAGTTGCTAGTGAAAGTTGTTTTAGCACGGGGAGGAGGGTAATCGATCCATTCAGAAGTTCACTATCTGCAAAAACCGTTGAAGCATTGGTATGCTTCCAAAATTGGTTGAGGTCAGAAAGCATTCAAAGCATCGAATATGTTCCAACAGTTGAGGATATGTACTTCTATGAAGAAGTTGAGAGACGTACAATTTGaatatttcagttttttttgtttaatgacTATACAGTTTGCACTTTCGTGATAATGTGAATTGTTCTTTCGTAGACCATGTGCTTAAAGACACAGCCGATAGTGCACAAGTCAAAGCCGCCAAAGGGAAAGGAATCAAAGGAGCAGCTCCATCAACAAAAAAGCAAGAAGTTGTTCCAGCGTCAAAAAAGACAGTTTCCAAGAGGCcaaaaaaatgaagaactaTATGAAGTGGAATTACTGGAATATAGCTGGTCAGTTTCTAAGAATTTATGCATTATTAGATTTCAGTCAAATGTGATTTCGAGTATTGAacatttgaagttttgatttttgaaccATCATTTGAATATAGCTGTTAGTTGATGATATGCAAATATTGTTTCTGCATATTTTTTATTTGCGTTGAACTGCCCCTTTTTTATGCAGGGTGGAGTCCTATGAgttgaatcaataaaaatcatcACTCTCATGATTCATGGAGTTCCTGCCTTCCTGGTTTCTGCCCTTGTCGTTGAGGGTTCAAGAGTCAAGCAAGACAtggcttgaagccttgaagttttaaacttttaataagtgttgttttttattgaaattttgaactgCATTCTACTGATTGTTTATGGCTTATTGGCTTTAGTTTCAATGCATATTTAGTCCATTTGGATGACTTAACTATCTAAGTTTGCATAGTTGGATTGGATGGCTTTAGTTTCAGTGCATATTTGGTCCATTTGGATGGCTTTACCGCTTTATTTGCAACTTTGGATAGTCTGCTACTTCATaatttgttcaaaatttctTCAATCTGCGCTATGCagtgtgtgtatgtgtgaaTTTGCAATTCTGCAGTAAGTGCAGTAAGCACAGTTTCTGATGTTTTGTGCAGCTCCATTACCTTATATCTTTTATCTGGGATTATGAAAATTGGAAGCAGGTTACCTAGAGTCCTAGACTGAAATGAGTGAAATCAGGAAAAATCAGTTTCTTGGCTCAAAAAACCGAAAGACCGGCCCGATTGTTTTCGGGTCGGTTTCTCATCGGtttaaacatgctcaaaagacTAATCCGGACCGAACCGATAGTGCcggtttcggtttcggttttCAACTTTTTGGGACCGGACCGATCTGAACCCAGCCCTAGAGGTGACCCAATGGGGGGTTATCTACAGTACTTTGATGTTTATTATACACTCATTTTACatctaattgaaccaaaattacaatttaattaAACAGAATTTACAGCATTGACAAAAAGTTATCACATTTATATATAATTGAACTAACTTACCATATCAACAAcaatttgttcataaacttgtaaaaatatcgtaggtggagtaattacctctaatagaactaaaattactcAAAAAATAACTCTATTTACCATAATGACAACAAAATTGTTGTTATATCTGTAAATGAGTGTATCACATACATGCAGGTACTGTAGAATTTCCCGACCCAATGGGTATTTTCCTCATCCCCGCAACCACCTCAAAAAACTCGATCCCCACCCCCATTTTCGTATTATAAATGGTTAATTCTATGCCTGGCCTCATCTCCGCAACTGAGAGTTTATAAACTTTCTTGACAAGACTTAAGCcctgtttgggattgcttcgcttttaaaaaaatcagattttgttcaaaattttagattttattgtgtttggtaaataaataaaaagtagctttaattgaaagttataagtcactggcagcagattttaaAAGCAGctcagaggttgcttttagaagctgttgtggatcaaaacatgaactgcagttgttttatgtactgacaacacttttaaaaatattatttaccaaaccggaaactgttttaattcacagctgattattcttacAATACAgcaaaatcaatttttttttaaaaaagtcacagcaatcccaaattGGCTCTTTATAAATATTTTATCCCGAGACATACGAAAATCAAACTTtagtttttcattattttgtctTCAGTTTGAGTTTTTTGGTTAGACTGAGAAGACGTATCATGGTCTGACCTATAAAACATTTTGGTCTAAAAATTCTTAGTATATTTGAGGACCCGCTAATTGGCCCTTACAACTTGAAAGACTTTCTCTGACACCGCGGCCAGTCAGAGAAGGCATAAGGGTTATGTGAGGCGCTTGTAGCTAGTCCTTAATTTAGTATTTAGACCTCATGACAAGGCTTGAAACCCTTCATTGATTTGTTGAACTTGTACTCGGAAGAATTGGAAAACAAAGAATTGCTTTTTGTGACCTTGGAAATTCTGCAATTTCTTAGCAAGACGCTTGGTGATCAAGCAAATATAATTTTGCTAGAATTATGTGccgcgaaaaaaaaaaaatagtacctTAGATTTTGGTTTAGGTTTCATTCCCATGTCGCCTAGCCATCGACAAACTCTTGAAGCTAAGACAGGCACATATCAAAAACTTGAgaaggatttttgtttttggggaaGATTTAAAGCTAAGTATAGGAGGCATGATGATTATTTCTCTTTTcgtttttaattaaaaataacgTAACAAATACTTTTTAGCGCTGGAAAAGGAACAAAGCTAGAAAGATCCAACGACATGCATAGAATCTTTGGTGGAATATGGAGATTAAACAATCTAATAAGAGCAGGGAATTCAAATCCAGGTTGGAGACTGAGACCTTGGATCAATCTGATCACCCATACTTGTTTATATAAGTACATGGAATTAACAAAGTATCAATCGCATCATTATCTACTCATACAGAAACTattgagagacagagagatGAGTGAGGGGCGTCTGTTTTTCGCAAATGGAAACCTGCGATACTTCCTGGCCTTTGCCAAATCACTATACTTCAAGTTCAAGAAACTACTTGAATACAAGGGAGAGCAAAAGTGCAGTAGCCTCAGTAGTGATTATGGATGCTGGCATGGGTTACCTGAAGAAATCTTGGAGAAAATTGTGCAGAATCTGGGGTTAAGTGATCGAATACGCTTGAGCATCCTTTGCAAGTCTTGGAGGCCAGTTGTTATGAATAGTTCCGCACATGAATTTCCCTGGTTAGTACttcctcaatccccggattgcAGCAATGACAAAACTCTAAGCTTTTTCAGCCTCTCCGATGGCAAAGTTGTCGATTTGAAGCTGCCCAAGCAAGTTCAAGGAGGATGGTTTTATGGATCTTCTAAAGGGTGGCTGATTATGATCAAGGAACAAGGACTAAACTCTCAGATATTTCTACTCAATCCAATTTCAGGGGACCTACACCAGCTTCCATCCTTGGCAACAATTCCATCTTTTCAAAAGTATGTAGAAgacaaaaaatggaaactttacGGCGGctcccttttctttcatcaaatTGTGTTATCTACCTCAAATGTTAATTCAGATCAATGTGTTGTAGCAGCAAGTTTTGATTCTTGCGATGAACTGGCGTTGTGCAGACCTGGAGGCAAAACATGGAGTGTCTTTCGTCCATTAGATCATGAACACGAAGGCCTTGCCCAATTATTATTTTCCAGTGGTAAGCTATACGCCTTGATTGGTGGTGAGATTAAGAAAGAAGGTATTGTAGCTCAGACCTTAAGATTTGGAGATCATGCACTGGAACTGATGATGGTCTATGTTGGTGCATTAATCATACCGCCAATAGGGGAGATTGAGGAGTACAATGACCACGAAGTCTACTTACAAGGTCTGACTAGCTCATTCTTGTTAGAATCAACCAACAATGAAGTCCTACTGATTCATAAAGTGGACGACTAttttataatggtaaataacGATTCCGAGGAGGACTCGGAAGCAGATATTCTTGAAGGCGAGGATGAAGGCAACGACATGGAAGAAGAAGGCAATTACGATGAAGGTGATGATAATTATAATGATAATGATGCTGAAGATGTGGAAGGtaatgatgaggatgaagaagaagaagatgaatacTATAATGAAAACAATGATTGGAACGAGTCTATGTATGCGAGGACAAACAGCTTTAAAGTATATAAGATTGATTCCAAAACTGACACAAACAATTTTCTTAGGTTACAAAGTTTGGGAGACCAGATGTTGTTTTTGGCCGAGCACGGTTCTTTGTCTCTCTGCGCAACGGATTTTAAAGAATCCGAAAAGAATTGCATTTATTTTGCAACAAAGGCAACAATGAGACATGTGCTTCCAAAACCACAAACATCTCGCGAGATTGGTCTCTTCAACTTGGATACAGGTAAAATTAAGAGATCTTTTCCAAGCATCAACTTTTCAACTCGGTCTCGAACAAGTTGGTATGTTCCAATTTTATAATTAGTTGAAAGATATTGAGATTTAACATTTACTTTTGAGTGCAGAATGATAGCCATGCACGTTTTTCACTGAACTAGCATCAATGTGACTGGGCTTTAAATTCGATACTTTTGAATGCCATTGTTACAATTTATTTCAGACTCTTCTTTCTGGATGTTCCGCTGGGGGTTTGGCATCCATATTACACTGTAATGAGTTTCTGGGGCTTGTTTTCAACCAGTACCACAGAGAAATGTTCCTTGATGCGTAAGGAATTCTTGGCTTTTGTCAATGTGGAATTTTTGGATTGAGTTATATATAAATCTTTGACTGTctgttatgttttattttgtagaattgatgatgtatttggtGGGCACACCAAGGAATTTGTAGAGCAGTTAGCTTGCAGCTGTTTCCATTTTCATGTTTGATCAGAGTCAAGCTTAAAGTAGAAATTTAGGTTTAGTTCTGACATCAAAAGTACAAAGCTTGTATTTGAGGTTTTTACccattctttaaaaaaaaaagtaagagcTTTCGGTTAATTATTTGATTTATTCCCAATTTCTTTAGGATTTAGGCCGTGTTTGTTTGCCTAGAGATGATACCTGGACAAGATAAATTATCTCCTATCTAATGAGGAGTTGTGTTTGGATCCGGACATCCAAGTAACCAGAAAATTTAAATCATGTCTGATCTTCACATCAAATCTTGCTGAGAAGGTAAGATAATTCTCTTATCCATACGGATATGATCAAAAAAGCATAGCTCATCCAATACTGCGCCTTCGTCTTCGACCTCATCGAGAAAACAAATTGAGCATGTCCgctaaagaagaaaaactaagagCTTGATAATTCAATAGCGGATCAAACTTGGCCTCCTCAATGAAACCGCCTCTTCTCATATTCAGATTGGGCAACAAGGATGAGATTCTTTAAGAGGGAATCAATTTCTCGTCCAAGGACCTGGACGACGTCGTTTTCTGATCAATAACAGTCTTGCGGTCTGAACCCACACCCTCGCTGCTACTCTTGATCGTCTTTTTCGATGTAATCCTCTTCGGTGGTGATGCAAGACGGCAGCTTGCGGCGGATGACGATGAGGCAGCCAATGATTTGGTTGACTCTGCTTTAGAAGGCGGAAATCACCATGAGGAAGGCGCTAACTAAGGCAGCCATAGCTAAGTCGAAAGCGAAGGTTGCAGAggtagaagatgaagatgatgagtccatggctctttttttttttttttttaggggaaatgatcatttaccaattttagcttaaagattgcccacttacccaaacactctaagagattatttccctaatacccaattaagtatttttttttaaattcatttttatttatttttgggacaattttgccctctccttctttgtcactttgagaaagaagtcattggagaccttgcttGACTCTTGCGACTGGTGACTCGACgccggtgaccggtgaccgatgaccggaatccggcaccCAATGACCCTAATCCGGCTACCGGCTACCGGACTGATGAcgggattccggcgtctgaatttagtgccccctaataatactcagtaaccatattattaccccccagtaatcatattattgccccccaatactcatattattgcctcccaataattatattattgccctccagtgaattgcataaactcccaaaaccaaaatgaatacactacaggcacaattgatcaatttatatgcatattattgcccaccaatactcatattattgccccccaatactcatattattgccttccGATAATCATagtattgccccgcaatagacatgtataactactcaataaaactttttttttcattcttctttcttttcagcaaGAAAGCACAACAAAAATTGCATCCAACTGCAATGTTAACCTACTTCTATTAACAAGATATTACCCAACTATTGTACTTgttttctcaaaaaaagaaaagaaaaaagaagcctACTGTACTTGCAAATCATATAGAACTAACGGGGAAAGCAAGCTCTAGAACAACTTGTGCTGAATATTATGAGGCTACAGTACTGCAATGCactttctctcattctttggCCAGTTCACCGACCAACCCCCTGCAAACCATCAATGGCAGAAGACGAGACCGCCGCAACAACACCACCACAGATGGAAGAAGAACAGGAGGCAACAACCGTGCAAGCACcagggaaaaaagaagaagaggatgcaTCCCTGATCTGACCCGAATCCGAAGAAGAAAAAGCATTCCTAACCGATTTCGACACAGCAACTATCCAAGCCGTATCAGAAGAAGAGGAACCACAGatcggagaagaagaggaaccacCGGTGGCTGAAGAAGACGACGCAGCCACGACCCGATCCGAATCCGATGAAGAGAACGCAGTCAGTCTAACCCCGACACCGACCGCATCCAcctccgccaccaccaccacagccCCTCCCCGGAGTAGCTGAAGCGTGAGCAGCGCGAGTCGACGGTGGAGGACGAGAAGGACCGGCATAAGGtggttcagagagagagagagagagtatgagggcaatactgtcaatagatattagattgggtaaatgaggttaaaaaaaactcttagtggagcaagtggataatttttagactaaaattgggtaagtggtcggcccttttttttttaatcttttagttatcAAGTTCTCAATCCTATTACACAAACGCAAGATTGGTTTAGAGTTAGCATCTCATATCCAATCTAATCTAGTCTAATCCATTTTGAAATCCTAATCAAATCTTATCTACTCTACCAAATGTGGCCTTAGTTTCTAAGCTTCCATAGTTTTGTTGTGAGCTTATCACGATAAGGATAGTCCTTCCTGTGTACAAAATTAGAGAAACAGTTCAGCTACATGTTCACAACTTTCTTTTGAGTTGCTTTTAGTGCGTTCTTgaggagtgaaatttgcactcccaaATTACAATTTGCACTCCCCCttcttattttataattttcttatattaTGATAGCATGGCTTTCCTATATTACCCCTTGTCATGATTATTATGTCCCACTAATTTCTAAtcctctcatctctctctctctccccctctattCTTTAACGATGATCTCTctactctttttcttcttcttcattatcttttctaTTTAAATCCTATTTTTGGATTCATTTGGAAGACTAATGTTGATGCTTTTAGAAACAAAGAAAGATGACAAGCAATCTAAGGGAAAAGTTCACCGATCCTGTTTGGAAAATTGATGTTTCTTCCCCGGTTTGAAAATTTCTTGGTGTAAAGATCAACTAACTTTTTCTCTGTTATCAATCTCTATGAATCTTAACTTGTCTAATGATTGAACAAACCCAAAAACCTTTCTCCCACTTGCTCTCAAAATCACGATTTGCCTCTCAATAAactgggttttttgttttgaattgaaactCAAATATAAAGAGCAAAAGTGCAGAACccataaagaaaacaacaaattttagagattgatgACTCGAATATTGGGAATAATCTGACCATGAAATTGGGTGTTTGTGATCCTTGTTCAGTGTATTCATTgggcaattttttttgtttttgaatcaaacctCACAAATGCAATGAAAAAGATTTATTACAAAAGAGAAATACAAGTAAATATCCTACACTTCCCAAATGTAAAGTACTACGAATGAGGAATGACAGACAACATCATGCCTTCCAAAACAAAAGAACTCATCTAAAACGAAAACTAGGGAGACCCAACTTATCTCttaaacaaaattaattaaCGAAGCTTGGAGATGAATCAAACCAAGTAAAGCCCATACCTGAAGCGCCAAAATTGGCCAAAGCACCCTGGTTTCCTTCACGAAAAATATGTGAACAACGAAATTGCATCATTGAAATACGATGCACACAATTTTTCCATGCCACCTGTAATTGCCAAGGTACTTTGAGGAGAGCGGAGAAAATTCATAATTAGGGACGAGTCAACTTCACGCCAAATGCTTCCAATCACGAACCCATGCAAGCAATAAACTCTACTTAATTTGATCAACTACTTTTGGTCTTGAAGAATAGGCTGTTGATATCATATATTCATATCTTATATCAAATCTCTCTAATAATCGACATCTACTCTCTTGATATTtcctttttagtttttcttcccTTGAGAGTCCCTCAACTTGATCTATTTAAGAAAGAAAACCTGAGAATCTCACAAATCAGGTTCAAAATATAAAGGAAGAGCAGAGAGAAAGAACCGCAAATTTTGGAAGATTTAAGGAGCAATTGTGGAACAACAAAGAGATGTAGTGTATAGATAATATTAAAATAAtgcaaatttcactcctctttttcttctgtaAGTTGTATTTTACTCGGTTATGAAGTTCCTTCATGTTTATTAACATGTTGTGGCACAGACTTGAGAAATTTGATGTGACTCGTAAACTTTAAAGGGTAATGAATTGAAATTTAAAATATTGTCTTGTTCAAACTGTCACATTATGGGTTTGGAGTAAGTGTCATCTCTCTCTGTTTATCGAACATTTGATCCTTAAATGTTACAAATTTTAGAAAGCCACCCAAGCCAGTTCAAGGAGGATGGTCTCATGGGTCTTCCAAAGGTTGGTTGATAATGAACAAGGAACAAGGGTACTACACTCTCAGATATTTCTACTCAATCCAATTCCCGGATTCCAACACCTACTTCCATCCTTGACAGCTATTCCATCTTTTCCAAAgtacatataaacaaaaaattcGTAACTTTACTGCGGCTCCTTATTCTTTGGTCAAGTTGTGTTATCTAACTCAAAAATTAATTCAGTGTGCGCGGTAGCAGCAACTTTTGATTTTTGCAAGGAATTGGGGTTGTGGAGACCTGGAGACAAAACATGGAGTGTCTTTGGTCCTTTATATCATAAACGTGACTATGGCATTGTCAAGTTATTATTTTCCAGTGGTAAGCTATACGCCTTGATTGCTAGTAAGATTAAGAAAGACATGATTGTAGCTCGGACCTTAAGATCTGGAGATCATGCACTGGAACTTGTGATGGTCTATGTTGGTAAAATCGAACTGATCGAAGAGATTGAAGAGTATAATGACCACGTACACAGTCTACTTACGAAGTCTAGCTACCTCTTTGCGCTTGCACCATTCTTCCCTGTCGATCTGCTTTGTCTGGTTTTCTTTTCAACTTCTATCGTTCTTTCTTTTGGCCTCATTGGGGGTGCACTTCTTGATTGCACACCTTCCCTGCTTGGTCAACTCGGTGGTGATGGGGCCAGTGGCTGCCATGATTGATGGTGATGTCTTGAGAGAGAACAAAGCTTTTGGGAGAAAATTATGAGCGTGGGTTAGAGGGTTtaggagaaaataaaaggagGGTGGGTCATGTTTTTGtttgggagagaattgattCGGTTGAAGTTTTCGTCTCCATTACTAGCAGTCGTTAGGATGTTGGATGTAAGCAAGaattcataataaaaaaaactaaaaacagacAGATATGATGGAATGCAGGACATCTACGTACCAATTGAAAGTTCAACAATAATAAgggaaaatttgcaaaaaatgAAAATCAGACCTCTCGGACAAAGAGAGctagacaaaaaaataaaataaacaaacatagTTTTAATCTCTCACATTTAAGTTAATTCAATAGTCCTAATTAAAAAACCTCTCATCTAGAGAAACCCTAAGACTGGGGGCTCTGTTTCTACAAGCTTCTTCTCGTCCGGCAGCTCCCAGACTTCCAGGCTGGCCTCCAGCCTCGCCTTCGTCTTGGGATTTTTGCTGCCGGACAGGAAATCAATCTCTACTTCTCATAGGACTCTGTCGAAGGAGTTTTTTCTCGGGTTTCTGTTAGAAGGTTTGGTTGGGCCGGTGGTGAGGAGGTGGTCGTGGTGTTACAAACTGAATATTGACCTCCGTGAAGAGTTTTTTGGACCAGCAGCGCCATGGGTTTCAATTAGTGGCTGTGCGTGGGGTTGTAAGGACCCGGATCGGGGATGGTTTTTGTTCCGTGATGACACAGGTCGGCTGCGTGGCTAGAAACGATTGAATCGCCTGGAGAGATGTCATGGCGGTGGGGATCGTGACTAGACTGGTCGAACGACTTGGGTCAGCCGGAACTCGACCGGAATGTGACGTACAAAGAAGGGGATGGGAGCAGATGGTTTGGATTGGACTGAACCAGATGATGGGCCTGAAGGGATCACCTGGGTGACTACCCTGCTAGGCTTCTAGTTGTTGGGCTGGGGTCCTACCCTAGTTCATTAGCTTctaaatttgggctagggtttaggctctcggcccaaacctatgttttcagcttttgtctaattacaataagtttccttgtattaggagtCTAACGAGTGTAGTTTGACATGTCTATTCGCTATGTTTTTCATAGCTTATAGGCTTGCTTTTATTTGAGCGATAAGTTCCAAGATAGTTGGTCTATCTTATGTACCACTGTGACTCCCCACGAAACCTTGTTTtggccattgttatgtgtcagcgggTGGGTATATAATGGCCTTCTTAGCATGCGCTCttatcaatggaattaccattatttcaaaaaaaaaaaaaaaaaaacctaattaaTGATCGTCATAACCATATGTTTGTTTTGTCGAGCCccttatcaattttttattttattttattttattttatataattgtTCTAAATATTTGTTTAAAGTTATAAGTATTTTCTAGGAATGTAAAGAAttttgaaggatgtcgacatgatgtgtgcctcttcaaactagggttttagTCGTagaattgtaataggagaaggttctagattctagttatgttcggattctattatCTTTCATGTACtctgtaactccctatataaagggctcctattatcaataatacaagACAATTCTCTGCATCCcaatttccttaaacacgttatcagcacgagccctaaccctagcccaaaaaaaaaaaaaaaaaacctaaaaaaccCTAATCACCAAAACTGCAGCAAGCCTGCAGCCTCCCTGCCGCAAGCCTGCAGCCCTCCTATCGCACGCCCTGCAGCCCTTGCTGCCCCAGCCTGCTGCTGAGCCTATTGCCCTGAGCTGCAGTCCTGCTACAAGCCCTGCAGTCCCTAGCCCCACACACTGCGGTTCCCTGCCTTAAGCTCAAGCCCTACGCCCTATTGCTGCCTGCCTCCGCTGCAGCCACCGCACACATCTGCCTACAACCTGCTGCAGTCCTGCAGCCTCACCACAACTTCACCGCAGCGCCGAGTCCCTGCTGCTGCTCGACTTCTGCCGCAAGCCTCACCACCCTGCCCAGCCAGCTTGCTGCCCCCTACGCTGCAGCCCACAGTCCTGCAGCCTTGCCCAGCACGCCTGCAATCCTTGCACGACTCCCCGCAGCAGCTAGCCTCTGTTGCTGCCTTTGCACAGCAGCCCCCGCCACGCACCTGCAGTCTGCCCCAGCAGCAGCAACTCCCAAATGCAGCAGTCCAGAAGCAGCAGCAACTCCTGCtgtcgaaagaaaaaaaaaccccagaaaacagaaagaggaagaaaaagacgGGTAGAAGAAGGAGGGAGAAGGAGTGGgtccagaagaagaaaagaaagaaaagaaggagaaaaaaaaagtaaaaggaagggagaagggcagcccaccaactgccaatttcctACCAGATTCTggcaatcctaatttagctacacgcctgcatcaacaagtgcgtgtataaagaatcgtgaagcaaagcttcaaattaccaagtaagtttttacgattaaagttcctcctttcttgtcttttaaattcctttatttttc
Coding sequences:
- the LOC112170604 gene encoding uncharacterized protein LOC112170604, whose translation is MSEGRLFFANGNLRYFLAFAKSLYFKFKKLLEYKGEQKCSSLSSDYGCWHGLPEEILEKIVQNLGLSDRIRLSILCKSWRPVVMNSSAHEFPWLVLPQSPDCSNDKTLSFFSLSDGKVVDLKLPKQVQGGWFYGSSKGWLIMIKEQGLNSQIFLLNPISGDLHQLPSLATIPSFQKYVEDKKWKLYGGSLFFHQIVLSTSNVNSDQCVVAASFDSCDELALCRPGGKTWSVFRPLDHEHEGLAQLLFSSGKLYALIGGEIKKEGIVAQTLRFGDHALELMMVYVGALIIPPIGEIEEYNDHEVYLQGLTSSFLLESTNNEVLLIHKVDDYFIMVNNDSEEDSEADILEGEDEGNDMEEEGNYDEGDDNYNDNDAEDVEGNDEDEEEEDEYYNENNDWNESMYARTNSFKVYKIDSKTDTNNFLRLQSLGDQMLFLAEHGSLSLCATDFKESEKNCIYFATKATMRHVLPKPQTSREIGLFNLDTE